In Sodalis ligni, a single genomic region encodes these proteins:
- the rapA gene encoding RNA polymerase-associated protein RapA, translating to MPFKSGQRWISDTESELGLGTVVAVDNRMVTLLFSAAGENRLYARADAPVTRVIFNPGDTVTSHEGWQLLIESVEEEDGLLTYIGTRLDSGQADTVLREVMLDSKLTFSKPQDRLFAGQIDRMDRFVLRYRARKFHSEQFRQAWNGLRGIRANLIPHQLHIASEVGQRYAPRVLLADEVGLGKTIEAGMIIHQQLLTGRADRVLIVVPESLLHQWLVEMLRRFNLLFSLFDEERYAEAMQDSENPFETEQLVLCSLDFVRRNHERLEKLADAEWDLMVVDEAHHLAWSEEAPSREYQVIEQLARSIPGILLLTATPEQLGLQSHFARLRLLDPDRFHDYAEFVAEQQRYRPVADAVTLLLNGKDLTDEAKNLLGEMLSEQDIEPLLAVTNGDDTRARSARRELTAMLMDRHGTSRVLFRNTRQGVKGFPRRLLHQIKLPLPAQYQTAIKVAGIMGGKQAPDERARNMLYPEHIYQQFEGQSATWWNFDPRVEWLLEFLLQNRQEKVLVICAHADTALQLEQVLREREGIRAAVFHEGLSLLERDRAAAYFASEDDGAQILLCSEIGSEGRNFQFAHQMVMFDLPFNPDLLEQRIGRLDRIGQTHDIEIFVPYLEQTAQAILIRWYHEGLDAFEHTCPTGRVQYDQAYATLIGYLGEPAQQEGLNEFILECRKQHDRLKLQLEQGRDRLLEQHSNGGEQAQALAQAIAAQDSDPQLVNFALNLFDIVGINQEDRSDSLIVLTPSDHMLVPEFPGLPEEGCTITFNREQALAREETQFISWEHPIIRNGLDLVLSGDSGTSAVSLLKNKALPAGTLLVELIYVVEASAPRKLQLNRFLPATPIRLLLDQNGNDLASQVEFEHFNRQLNAIKRHTAGKLVSAVHQEIHKLLQKGEALAAEQARTLIHSARQQADESLSAELNRLEALKAVNPAIREDELETLAYNREHALTQLNQANWRLDAIRLIVVTDQ from the coding sequence ATGCCTTTCAAATCAGGTCAACGCTGGATCAGCGATACGGAAAGTGAATTGGGATTGGGAACCGTGGTTGCCGTGGATAACCGCATGGTCACCCTGCTGTTTTCCGCTGCCGGTGAAAATCGTCTTTATGCCCGGGCCGATGCTCCCGTCACCCGGGTCATTTTCAATCCGGGCGATACCGTAACCAGCCATGAAGGCTGGCAACTACTGATAGAATCCGTGGAGGAAGAGGACGGCCTGTTAACCTATATCGGCACCCGGTTGGATAGCGGCCAGGCCGACACCGTGCTGCGGGAAGTGATGCTGGACAGTAAACTGACCTTCAGCAAACCGCAGGACAGACTGTTTGCCGGGCAAATCGATCGAATGGACCGGTTCGTCCTGCGTTATCGGGCGCGAAAATTTCATAGCGAACAATTTCGCCAGGCCTGGAACGGTTTACGGGGCATCCGCGCCAACCTGATCCCCCATCAGTTGCATATCGCCTCGGAAGTGGGGCAGCGTTACGCGCCGCGGGTTTTGCTGGCGGACGAAGTGGGCTTGGGCAAAACCATCGAAGCCGGCATGATAATCCATCAGCAGTTGCTCACCGGCCGCGCAGACCGCGTGCTGATCGTGGTACCGGAGTCATTATTGCACCAATGGCTGGTGGAAATGCTGCGCCGCTTCAACCTGCTGTTTTCCCTGTTTGACGAAGAGCGCTACGCCGAAGCGATGCAGGACAGCGAGAATCCCTTTGAAACCGAACAGCTGGTGCTGTGTTCGCTGGACTTTGTGCGCCGCAACCATGAGCGGCTGGAAAAGCTGGCCGACGCTGAATGGGATCTGATGGTGGTGGACGAAGCCCATCATCTGGCCTGGAGCGAAGAGGCTCCCAGCCGGGAATACCAGGTGATCGAGCAGCTGGCCCGCAGTATTCCCGGCATCCTGCTCCTTACCGCGACGCCCGAACAGCTGGGGCTGCAAAGCCACTTCGCCCGCCTGCGGCTGCTGGATCCCGATCGCTTCCATGATTACGCCGAATTCGTGGCGGAACAGCAGCGTTACCGGCCGGTGGCGGATGCGGTCACCCTGTTGCTTAACGGCAAGGATTTAACCGACGAGGCAAAAAATCTGCTGGGGGAAATGCTAAGCGAACAGGATATCGAGCCGCTGCTGGCGGTGACCAACGGCGACGATACGCGCGCCCGCAGCGCCCGCCGCGAGCTGACGGCCATGCTGATGGATCGCCACGGCACCAGCCGGGTGCTGTTCCGCAATACCCGGCAGGGCGTTAAAGGCTTTCCGCGCCGGCTGCTGCATCAAATCAAGCTGCCGCTGCCGGCCCAATACCAGACCGCCATCAAAGTGGCCGGCATCATGGGGGGCAAACAGGCGCCGGATGAGCGGGCGCGCAATATGCTTTACCCTGAACATATTTATCAGCAATTCGAAGGCCAGAGCGCCACCTGGTGGAACTTCGACCCCCGCGTTGAATGGCTGCTGGAATTCCTGCTGCAGAACCGGCAGGAAAAAGTACTGGTGATCTGCGCCCACGCCGATACCGCCCTGCAATTGGAACAGGTGCTGCGGGAGCGTGAAGGCATCCGCGCCGCGGTATTCCACGAAGGGCTGTCCTTACTGGAACGGGACCGCGCCGCCGCCTATTTTGCCTCGGAAGATGACGGCGCCCAGATCCTGCTCTGTTCGGAAATCGGCTCCGAAGGGCGAAATTTCCAGTTTGCCCATCAAATGGTGATGTTTGATTTGCCGTTTAATCCGGATTTGCTGGAGCAGCGCATCGGCCGGCTTGATCGCATCGGCCAGACTCATGACATCGAGATTTTTGTACCCTATCTTGAGCAGACCGCCCAGGCGATATTGATCCGCTGGTATCATGAAGGATTGGATGCGTTTGAACATACCTGCCCCACCGGCCGCGTCCAGTACGATCAAGCCTACGCCACCCTTATCGGCTATTTGGGCGAACCGGCGCAGCAGGAAGGACTGAACGAATTTATCCTTGAATGCCGCAAACAGCACGATCGGCTAAAGCTGCAATTGGAACAGGGACGCGATCGCTTGCTGGAACAGCATTCCAACGGCGGCGAACAGGCCCAGGCGCTGGCGCAAGCCATTGCCGCGCAGGACAGCGACCCCCAACTGGTGAATTTCGCCCTCAACCTGTTTGATATCGTAGGCATCAATCAGGAGGATCGCAGCGACAGCCTGATTGTCCTCACCCCGTCGGATCACATGCTGGTACCGGAGTTCCCCGGCCTGCCGGAAGAGGGCTGCACTATTACCTTCAACCGCGAGCAGGCGCTGGCCCGGGAGGAAACACAGTTTATCAGTTGGGAACATCCCATCATCCGTAACGGCCTGGATCTGGTATTATCCGGCGACAGCGGCACCAGCGCGGTATCGCTGCTGAAAAACAAAGCGCTGCCGGCGGGCACCCTGCTGGTGGAATTGATCTATGTGGTTGAGGCATCGGCCCCGAGAAAATTGCAGCTGAACCGTTTTTTACCGGCAACCCCCATCCGGCTGCTGCTGGATCAAAACGGTAACGATCTGGCATCGCAGGTGGAATTCGAACATTTCAACCGGCAGCTCAACGCCATAAAACGCCATACCGCCGGTAAACTGGTGAGCGCGGTACATCAGGAAATACACAAGCTGTTGCAAAAAGGCGAAGCGCTGGCGGCCGAACAGGCCCGCACCTTAATCCACAGCGCCAGGCAGCAGGCGGATGAGAGCCTGAGCGCCGAGCTTAACCGCCTGGAGGCATTGAAAGCGGTGAACCCGGCAATCCGGGAAGACGAGCTGGAGACGCTGGCGTATAATCGCGAGCATGCACTAACCCAACTGAATCAGGCCAACTGGCGGCTGGACGCCATACGCCTGATTGTGGTCACCGATCAATAA
- the rluA gene encoding bifunctional tRNA pseudouridine(32) synthase/23S rRNA pseudouridine(746) synthase RluA: MEPYNPPREPWLHILYQDAHIMVVNKPSGLLSVPGRAEEHRDSVMSRILAEFPLAQSVHRLDMATSGVIVVALTKAAERELKRQFREREPKKSYIARVWGHPALPEGLVDLPLICDWPNRPMQKVCFDTGKAAQTHYRVLSCDDDGTARLLLMPVTGRSHQLRVHMLALGHPILGDGFYAPPEVKALSDRLLLHAQELSITHPAFHTPIHFRCEADF; this comes from the coding sequence ATGGAACCCTATAATCCCCCGCGAGAGCCCTGGCTGCATATCCTCTATCAGGACGCGCACATCATGGTGGTGAACAAACCCAGCGGTTTACTGTCGGTCCCCGGTCGCGCTGAGGAGCATCGGGACAGCGTAATGTCCCGTATTCTGGCGGAATTTCCACTGGCGCAAAGCGTGCACCGGCTGGATATGGCCACCAGCGGCGTGATTGTCGTGGCGTTGACCAAAGCGGCGGAACGGGAACTCAAACGGCAGTTTCGCGAACGGGAACCGAAGAAAAGCTATATCGCCAGGGTATGGGGACATCCGGCTTTACCGGAAGGCCTGGTGGATTTGCCGCTGATCTGCGACTGGCCGAACCGGCCCATGCAAAAGGTGTGCTTTGACACCGGCAAGGCGGCGCAAACGCATTACCGGGTATTGTCCTGTGACGACGACGGGACGGCCCGGCTATTGCTGATGCCCGTTACCGGCCGCTCCCATCAGCTGCGGGTGCATATGCTGGCGCTGGGACATCCCATCCTCGGCGATGGCTTTTACGCACCGCCCGAGGTCAAGGCCTTGTCAGACCGCCTGCTACTCCATGCGCAGGAACTCTCCATCACCCACCCGGCCTTTCACACGCCTATTCATTTCCGCTGCGAAGCGGATTTCTAA
- the djlA gene encoding co-chaperone DjlA: protein MRYWGKLLGVIVGFLSGAGFWGVVLGFLIGHMVDKARMARTAGPGFFADQQTRQNVFFRTTFQVMGHLTKSKGRVTEADILNANALMERLRLDEQSKVAAQQAFREGKGSQFPLRESLREFRQVCFGRFDLVRMFLEIQIQAAFADGSLHPNERQVLYVIAEELGISRMQFDQFLSMMEGGQQFGGQGGHYSQGGYQSGARPGPTLEDACKVLGVHSTDDAVTIKRAYRKLMSEHHPDKLVAKGLPPEMMEMAKQKTQEIQSAYDLIKQEKGFR, encoded by the coding sequence ATGCGGTATTGGGGTAAGCTGTTGGGCGTAATAGTGGGTTTTCTTTCCGGAGCCGGCTTTTGGGGCGTGGTATTAGGCTTTTTAATCGGTCATATGGTGGATAAGGCCCGAATGGCCAGAACCGCCGGTCCGGGTTTCTTCGCCGATCAGCAAACCAGGCAGAACGTTTTTTTCCGTACCACGTTTCAGGTCATGGGGCATTTAACCAAGTCCAAGGGGCGGGTAACCGAAGCGGATATACTCAATGCCAATGCGTTGATGGAGCGTTTGCGTCTGGATGAGCAGTCTAAAGTCGCCGCGCAGCAGGCTTTTCGCGAAGGCAAGGGCAGTCAGTTCCCGTTGCGGGAATCTTTGCGGGAGTTCCGGCAGGTGTGTTTCGGTCGGTTCGATCTGGTGCGGATGTTTCTGGAAATTCAGATTCAGGCGGCGTTCGCCGATGGTTCGCTGCACCCTAACGAGCGGCAGGTGTTGTATGTTATTGCCGAAGAGCTGGGTATTTCCCGCATGCAGTTCGATCAGTTTCTCAGCATGATGGAAGGCGGCCAGCAGTTCGGCGGTCAGGGCGGGCACTATTCCCAGGGCGGTTACCAGTCCGGCGCCCGGCCAGGTCCGACCCTTGAGGATGCCTGCAAGGTGCTTGGGGTGCACAGCACCGATGATGCCGTGACCATTAAGCGCGCCTATCGCAAGCTGATGAGCGAACATCATCCGGATAAGCTGGTGGCCAAGGGCCTGCCGCCGGAAATGATGGAGATGGCCAAGCAGAAGACCCAGGAAATACAATCGGCGTATGATTTGATCAAGCAGGAAAAGGGTTTTCGCTGA
- the lptD gene encoding LPS assembly protein LptD, producing MKKSFPTLLASLIWSALYSQNALADFADQCLLGVPEYTKPLVTGNPNQLPVHIQADHAQANYPANATFTGNVDIQQGNSTLTAKQAELDQKQTGQEAPVRTVTATGDVHFNDNQIKLNGPKAFSNLNTKDTDVYQGDYQMVGRQGRGDADMMKMRGNNRYTVLENGTFTSCLPGNDSWSVKGSEVIHDRQEQVAEIYNARFRIGGVPVFYSPYMQFPTGDKRRSGFLLPNAKYGSKNGFEFSAPYYFNLAPNYDDTLTPNYMSKRGLQLQNEFRYLTTPGAGLVQFDYLPNDSEYSDDHPGDGSSDRWLLYWQHNGVMDDVWRFNVNYTRVSDPYYFDDLTSQYGSTTDGYATQKFSVGYADPNWEVTLASKQFQLFSDYGNSSSYRAAPQLDVTYYQNDVGPFDTKIYGQAVNFTSASGDNPNATRLHIEPTIDLPLSNRWGSLNTEAKVMATHYQQENLEDWNNTAGNNQLQGTVNRVLPQFKTDGRMVFERSMDWSQDYTQTLEPRLQYLYVPYRNQSDINLYDSTLLQTDYSGLFRDRSYSGLDRIASANQLAGGVTTRIYDDALVERFNASLGQIYYFTKPRTGDTNSSLDNDAETGSVVWAGDTYWKISDQWAVRGGVQYDTRLDSVALGDAVLEYRRDENRMIQLNYRYASPEYIEATLPQVTSPGYQQGISQIGAIGSWPIADRWSVVGAYYYDTKASQPAEQFLGLQYNTCCWAVNVGYERKITSWNSTNSTSVYDDGVSLNIELRGLTSDYGLGTRKMLGSGIIPYQRAF from the coding sequence ATGAAGAAAAGTTTCCCTACATTGCTGGCCAGCCTGATCTGGTCGGCGCTTTATAGCCAGAATGCCCTGGCTGATTTCGCCGATCAGTGCCTGCTGGGCGTGCCTGAATACACCAAGCCGCTGGTCACCGGTAATCCGAACCAGCTGCCGGTGCATATCCAGGCGGACCATGCCCAGGCTAATTATCCAGCCAACGCCACCTTTACCGGCAATGTGGATATACAGCAGGGCAACAGCACCCTGACCGCCAAGCAGGCCGAGCTGGATCAAAAACAGACCGGCCAGGAAGCGCCGGTGCGCACCGTGACCGCCACCGGCGACGTGCATTTCAACGATAATCAAATCAAGTTGAACGGGCCGAAGGCCTTTTCAAACCTGAACACCAAAGATACCGACGTCTATCAGGGCGACTATCAGATGGTGGGCCGGCAAGGCCGCGGCGATGCCGACATGATGAAAATGCGCGGCAATAATCGCTATACGGTGTTGGAGAACGGCACCTTTACCTCCTGCCTGCCCGGCAACGACAGCTGGAGCGTCAAGGGTTCGGAAGTCATCCATGACCGCCAGGAGCAAGTGGCGGAAATATACAACGCCCGCTTCCGCATCGGCGGCGTTCCGGTTTTTTACAGCCCTTACATGCAATTTCCCACCGGGGATAAACGGCGGTCCGGCTTCCTGTTGCCCAATGCCAAATACGGCAGCAAGAACGGCTTTGAATTTTCCGCGCCCTATTACTTCAATCTGGCGCCCAACTACGACGACACCCTTACGCCGAATTACATGAGCAAGCGCGGGCTGCAATTGCAAAACGAGTTCCGCTACCTCACCACGCCCGGCGCGGGCCTGGTGCAATTCGACTATCTGCCCAACGATTCTGAATACAGCGACGATCACCCCGGCGACGGCAGCAGCGACCGCTGGCTGTTATATTGGCAGCACAATGGGGTCATGGATGATGTCTGGCGTTTCAACGTCAACTATACCCGGGTCAGCGATCCCTATTACTTCGACGATCTGACCTCGCAGTACGGCTCCACCACCGACGGCTACGCCACGCAGAAATTCAGCGTCGGCTATGCGGATCCCAACTGGGAAGTGACGCTGGCCAGCAAACAGTTCCAGCTTTTTTCCGATTACGGCAACAGCAGCTCCTATCGCGCCGCGCCGCAGCTGGACGTGACCTATTACCAGAATGACGTCGGCCCGTTCGATACCAAGATTTACGGCCAGGCCGTCAATTTCACCAGCGCCAGCGGCGACAATCCCAATGCCACGCGGCTGCATATCGAGCCCACCATCGATTTGCCGCTATCCAACCGCTGGGGCAGCCTGAATACCGAAGCCAAGGTGATGGCGACCCATTACCAGCAGGAAAACCTTGAAGACTGGAACAACACCGCGGGCAATAACCAGCTGCAAGGCACGGTGAACCGGGTCCTGCCGCAGTTCAAGACCGACGGCAGAATGGTCTTTGAACGGAGTATGGACTGGTCGCAGGATTATACCCAAACGCTGGAGCCGCGGCTGCAATACCTGTATGTGCCCTACCGCAACCAGAGCGATATCAATCTTTACGACTCCACGCTGCTGCAAACCGATTATTCCGGTTTGTTCCGCGATCGCAGCTACAGCGGCTTGGATCGTATCGCTTCGGCCAACCAGTTGGCGGGGGGTGTCACTACCCGCATCTATGATGATGCATTGGTTGAACGTTTTAATGCTTCCCTGGGTCAAATCTACTACTTCACGAAACCGCGCACCGGCGATACCAACAGCAGCCTGGACAACGACGCCGAAACCGGCAGCGTGGTCTGGGCCGGCGACACCTACTGGAAAATCAGCGATCAGTGGGCCGTGCGCGGCGGCGTGCAGTATGATACCCGCCTGGACAGCGTCGCCCTGGGGGATGCGGTCCTGGAGTATCGCCGGGACGAAAACCGGATGATCCAATTGAACTACCGTTATGCCAGCCCCGAATATATCGAGGCGACGTTGCCTCAAGTGACCAGCCCGGGTTACCAGCAGGGTATTTCACAGATCGGCGCAATCGGCAGCTGGCCGATTGCGGATCGCTGGTCAGTGGTGGGGGCCTATTATTACGACACCAAGGCAAGCCAGCCCGCGGAACAGTTCCTGGGACTGCAGTACAATACCTGTTGCTGGGCGGTGAATGTCGGCTACGAACGAAAGATTACCAGTTGGAACAGTACCAATAGCACCAGCGTTTATGACGACGGCGTGTCGTTAAACATAGAACTGCGCGGTTTGACCAGCGATTACGGTCTGGGTACGAGAAAGATGCTGGGCTCCGGCATCATTCCCTATCAACGGGCGTTTTGA
- the surA gene encoding peptidylprolyl isomerase SurA, translating to MKNWRTVILGMALFAGSAFAAPQVVDRVAAVVDNSVVLESDVDGLLDSVKRNAADAHQQLPDDATLRRQIIDRLIMDNIILSLAQRANITVTEDQLTQSISHIAEQNHMTLDQLRSRLADQGISYDTYRKQIRKEMLIAEVRNSEVRRRVTILPQEVDSLAQQIAAQTGNGADYNLSHILIPLPENPSQAQVDKAEALANSLVAQLNKGADFGKMAISYSSDPQALKGGQMGWGKLQELPTIFAERLQSAPKGAIVGPIRSGVGFHILRVNDIRGGDQKVQVTEVHVRHILLRPSVVLTDQQAQDKLNDVLAQIKSGKADFAAVAKQISQDPGSANQGGDLGWTSPDSYDPAFRDALASLKKGQISSPVRSSFGWHLIQLLDTRQVDRTDAAKKDQAYRLLFNRKFAEEAQTWMQEQRAAAYVKILDDNGGNGGNGSNGDNGQ from the coding sequence ATGAAAAACTGGAGAACGGTTATTCTCGGCATGGCCCTCTTTGCTGGCAGCGCGTTTGCAGCCCCGCAAGTGGTGGATAGAGTGGCGGCCGTGGTGGATAACAGCGTTGTTCTCGAAAGTGATGTGGATGGACTGCTGGACTCCGTCAAGCGCAACGCAGCGGATGCCCATCAACAGCTTCCCGACGATGCGACCCTGCGCCGCCAGATTATCGATCGCCTGATCATGGACAATATTATTCTGTCATTGGCGCAGCGGGCCAATATTACCGTAACGGAAGATCAGCTGACGCAGTCCATCAGCCATATCGCTGAACAAAACCACATGACGCTGGATCAGTTGCGCAGCCGTCTGGCGGATCAGGGCATCAGCTACGACACCTATCGTAAGCAAATCCGCAAAGAGATGCTGATTGCCGAAGTGCGTAACAGCGAGGTGCGCCGCCGGGTAACCATCCTGCCGCAGGAAGTGGATTCCCTGGCGCAGCAAATTGCCGCGCAAACCGGTAACGGCGCCGACTACAATTTAAGCCATATCCTGATCCCGCTGCCGGAGAACCCATCCCAGGCGCAGGTGGATAAAGCGGAAGCCCTGGCGAATTCCCTGGTGGCGCAGCTCAATAAAGGCGCCGATTTCGGTAAAATGGCCATCAGTTACTCCTCCGATCCCCAGGCGCTCAAAGGCGGCCAGATGGGCTGGGGCAAGCTGCAAGAGTTGCCGACCATCTTTGCTGAACGGTTGCAGTCAGCCCCCAAAGGGGCAATCGTCGGGCCCATTCGTTCCGGGGTCGGTTTCCATATCCTGCGGGTTAATGATATTCGCGGCGGCGATCAGAAAGTACAGGTTACCGAAGTCCACGTCCGGCATATTCTGCTGCGTCCGTCGGTGGTATTGACCGATCAGCAGGCCCAGGACAAGCTGAACGATGTCTTGGCGCAAATCAAAAGCGGCAAAGCCGATTTCGCCGCCGTGGCTAAACAGATTTCCCAGGACCCCGGCTCCGCCAACCAGGGCGGCGACCTGGGCTGGACCTCTCCTGACTCCTACGATCCCGCTTTCCGTGACGCGCTGGCCTCCCTGAAAAAAGGCCAGATCAGCTCGCCGGTGCGCTCCTCTTTCGGTTGGCATTTGATTCAACTGCTGGATACGCGCCAGGTTGACCGCACCGACGCGGCCAAGAAAGATCAGGCCTACCGCCTGCTGTTCAACCGTAAATTCGCCGAAGAGGCGCAGACCTGGATGCAGGAACAGCGCGCCGCCGCTTACGTCAAAATCCTGGATGACAATGGCGGCAACGGTGGCAATGGCAGCAACGGTGATAATGGACAGTAA
- the pdxA gene encoding 4-hydroxythreonine-4-phosphate dehydrogenase PdxA → MDSNARLVITPGEPAGIGPDLMAVLAQQAWPVELVVCADPAVLADRARQLGLPLRLNPYRPELPAASQPAGTLTVLAVDAPVPIRAGQLNVGNSAYVVKTLARACDGCLNGEFAALLTGPVHKGIINDGGLPFTGHTEFFADRSRCERVVMMLATESLRVALATTHLPLSAVAGAITRESLREVITILDHDLRRRFGIPRPRIYVCGLNPHAGEGGHMGREEIDPLIPALDALRAEGLDLVGPLPADTLFQPKYLRHADAVLAMYHDQGLPVLKYQGFGRAVNITLGLPFIRTSVDHGTALELAGTGQAEAGSIKTALNLAIKMINNCNG, encoded by the coding sequence ATGGACAGTAATGCGCGGCTGGTGATCACGCCCGGCGAACCCGCCGGCATCGGTCCGGATTTGATGGCCGTGCTGGCGCAGCAGGCCTGGCCGGTGGAGCTGGTGGTGTGCGCCGACCCGGCGGTTCTGGCGGACCGGGCCCGGCAGCTCGGTTTACCCTTGCGATTGAATCCTTACCGTCCGGAGCTGCCGGCCGCTTCGCAGCCGGCCGGCACCCTGACCGTGCTGGCGGTGGACGCTCCGGTCCCGATAAGGGCGGGTCAGCTGAACGTGGGCAACAGCGCTTATGTGGTGAAAACCCTGGCCCGGGCCTGCGATGGCTGCCTGAACGGCGAATTCGCGGCATTGCTCACCGGTCCGGTGCATAAAGGCATTATCAACGACGGCGGCCTGCCCTTTACCGGCCATACCGAATTCTTCGCCGATCGCAGCCGGTGCGAACGCGTGGTGATGATGCTGGCCACCGAATCGCTGCGGGTGGCGCTGGCCACCACGCATTTGCCCCTGTCGGCGGTCGCCGGCGCCATTACCCGCGAATCCCTGCGGGAAGTCATCACCATCCTCGACCATGATTTGCGCCGCCGGTTCGGTATTCCCCGGCCGAGGATCTATGTGTGCGGCCTCAATCCCCACGCCGGGGAAGGCGGCCATATGGGCCGGGAAGAAATAGACCCCCTGATCCCGGCGTTGGATGCGCTGCGGGCCGAAGGACTCGATCTGGTGGGGCCATTGCCCGCCGATACCCTTTTCCAGCCCAAATACCTCCGGCATGCCGATGCGGTGCTGGCGATGTATCACGACCAAGGGTTGCCGGTATTGAAATATCAGGGCTTCGGCCGTGCGGTTAACATCACCCTGGGATTACCTTTTATTCGTACCTCCGTCGATCACGGCACCGCCCTGGAACTGGCCGGCACTGGTCAGGCGGAGGCCGGCAGCATCAAGACGGCGCTTAATCTCGCCATAAAAATGATAAATAATTGTAATGGATAA
- the rsmA gene encoding 16S rRNA (adenine(1518)-N(6)/adenine(1519)-N(6))-dimethyltransferase RsmA, giving the protein MDKRLHQGHLARKRFGQNFLHDGNIIDAIVSAIHPLPDQALVEIGPGLGALTEPVAERLTQLTVIELDRDLAARLATHPFMQSKLTILQQDAMTVDFAALAQQLGQPLRVFGNLPYNISTPLMFHLFSYTQAIRDMHFMLQKEVVNRLVAGPDSKAYGRLSVMAQYYCQIIPVLEVPPTSFRPAPKVDSAVVRLVPYSQLPHPVSDLQVLARITSQAFNQRRKTVRNSLGHLFTQAQLTELGIDPVMRAENITVAQYCHLANWLADHPSQQE; this is encoded by the coding sequence ATGGATAAACGTCTTCATCAAGGCCATCTCGCCCGTAAACGCTTCGGGCAGAATTTTCTCCACGATGGCAATATCATCGATGCCATCGTCTCCGCCATCCATCCCTTGCCGGACCAGGCGCTGGTGGAAATCGGCCCCGGGCTCGGCGCATTGACCGAGCCGGTGGCGGAGCGGCTGACTCAGTTGACGGTCATTGAACTGGACCGTGATTTAGCCGCCAGGCTTGCAACGCACCCTTTTATGCAGAGCAAGCTGACCATTCTGCAACAGGATGCCATGACCGTGGATTTCGCCGCCCTGGCGCAGCAGCTGGGCCAGCCGTTGCGGGTGTTCGGTAACCTGCCTTACAATATCTCCACGCCGCTGATGTTCCATCTTTTCAGCTATACTCAGGCAATCCGCGACATGCATTTCATGTTGCAAAAAGAAGTGGTGAACCGTCTGGTGGCTGGACCGGACAGTAAGGCTTATGGTCGTTTGAGCGTCATGGCGCAATACTATTGCCAGATCATACCGGTATTGGAAGTTCCGCCGACCTCTTTCAGACCGGCGCCGAAGGTGGACTCGGCCGTGGTGCGCCTGGTGCCTTACAGCCAATTGCCCCACCCGGTCAGCGATTTGCAGGTATTGGCCCGTATTACCAGTCAGGCGTTTAACCAGCGAAGGAAAACCGTTCGCAACAGCCTGGGGCACCTCTTTACCCAGGCGCAGCTGACGGAGCTGGGGATCGATCCGGTCATGCGCGCTGAAAATATTACCGTGGCGCAGTACTGCCACCTGGCGAACTGGCTGGCGGACCACCCATCGCAACAAGAATGA
- the apaG gene encoding Co2+/Mg2+ efflux protein ApaG: MINSPRVCVQVQSMYVETQSIPEEERYVFAYTITVRNLGRHNVQLVGRYWLITNSNGKETEVQGEGVVGEQPLILPGNEFQYTSGAILETPLGTMEGHYEMLDHQGQSFRIAIPVFRLAIPSLIH; the protein is encoded by the coding sequence ATGATTAATTCGCCGCGCGTTTGCGTGCAGGTTCAAAGTATGTACGTCGAGACACAATCCATCCCGGAAGAGGAGCGTTATGTCTTCGCCTACACTATTACCGTGCGTAATCTCGGTCGGCATAATGTACAGCTGGTGGGCCGTTACTGGCTCATTACCAATTCCAACGGTAAAGAAACCGAAGTCCAGGGGGAAGGAGTGGTGGGTGAACAGCCGCTTATCCTGCCGGGCAATGAGTTTCAATATACCAGCGGGGCTATCCTTGAAACGCCGCTCGGCACCATGGAAGGCCATTACGAAATGCTGGATCATCAGGGGCAGTCCTTCCGTATTGCCATTCCCGTCTTCCGTTTAGCGATACCATCACTTATACACTAA